A genomic region of Plasmodium malariae genome assembly, chromosome: 14 contains the following coding sequences:
- the IPK2 gene encoding inositol polyphosphate kinase, putative, whose product MYVEEYRHQVGGHCRLIKPKDSSKVYKPLIENEYIFYEKLTNFGSSSAESGPLHILKKFIPKFYGVTEIVVESSSSSFSSSSISDLESGSDMNGNQNIEIREKEKNKQSQTSKENERNERNERNERNERNERNERNERNERNEQNERNEQNERNEQNKKQKSKHKYKYIKLSGIEGELIRRDYFEWTQSGRMQEEANDEGVKTNKDGTKTRVEETNVGDVCIRKEDEDSKLLIIPKKKKKKKAENTDTCEKLTNRGKRKKKKKKKKCVPHIVLEDLVYGFKRPCVLDIKMGKRQRKIGASLEKRKRQVEKSFKTTSHSLGFRLCGCQHYNKLKDTLFYKDKYWGRNLSKENIPLAIRNWLWNGTLLYDELIPLLLEKLHRFFNCIVELRHYRFWSSSLLLVFDGGLNDKEARSNSLDIRMIDFANTIYLQDNPSVDDEYIFGLRNLIKSIQILNNSIHNIYFLPYEITTCFYSENYNIKEVGYHNHFRKSKSAIFERHAKKKKKKNLYVNLELLRNTERAGENYACGVTENGEGKNKNDENNANRKSSKHDAHSNDDKNSKSSKNNENNANSKSCKSNKNKKKISYSSEARSGSNSNWLTQKYANIFAEKKKKKKISNEHKYRNYSECAFRSQTRVSLCRGNNGWGIEGQSVNRTRPNRNNSRESSMCRSRSRSRSRRGNLHGSRFIHTNNDNACSSPLVKVSNDEDHYNGEEIYKNQVNAERSKSFKYSEKIRIQDRNNTNEKGTNKMMRTHLYNEETNNIYYEGLRDIITIKNLEEVNSNAEIYYYSSYKNKNRMKNVSNGGEHRKENSQIDQPYGGKINKEICNIEHRKCKNNIDIPITKRKDGHTQGNVKNKGNVLHNLLELNESRISDIRMNSSQLGYANMINSVEKDKENCVLTNNMNINNDGTKVDYGKGNRDDRSDTKKWMNNIFSEEWNNQNRQKSDKSILLPKRNIIKKEDIAVPFQQLSYDLIIQDIIFKTLKVTSNINRRVKTEVEDMLEISQPPWDNKNVITTHKSNNTYEILSKGGRTQKCKYTNYPDDANGSKNCCKHEHIYMNEGNYRSSCVNFQKKNLKICPNDNFNITHLDVYASEGPNIQEKKTIEDTNLHDQINNYKFFHKDTPKYLNNKEQHTNCTLNNILHDADIINDTTKHESGNKAERSRKKDSTNNLHLLNKNINLKLFINYVIRIEIEKKKRQEEEEERQQLLLDKNKINMKMKNMCTSHFSDSNKDTLELYKKMKKLKLQKSAISKALNSEEKLKKKKKKKIQGGLEVLEEEEEQTNHWNREKKEKKEDPTCKSIEHVLKNVHYNSDTNIIYNNRLRDDYEMANKMNRQNDNIYKRCTSCTDILLSIKKDKKEKKKKPKKNRKRLMRKINIFSRTKSNIIRANRWHSFFNNDRNNRSNRSNTNSRYSRKVSNCGNNNNYYYSNKMRTKLDLMEINKKALKSEWFYKLYDDFNVFSPHYQNSIMCLDDITNRNNILENYLKNKDVHYDCTRKNLIIPLAETNPYYKYLRRSLSEPNFYKFSRFRYVPNDMYDSKKMNYNNLIKNRLYKLSKVPIYNQIYGFTSNSGGTGSSDISLE is encoded by the coding sequence ATGTATGTTGAAGAGTATAGACATCAAGTAGGTGGACACTGTAGATTAATCAAACCAAAAGATTCTTCAAAAGTGTATAAACCGTTAATAGAAAAtgagtatattttttatgaaaaattaacgAATTTTGGCTCTTCTTCTGCTGAATCGGGGCCATTAcatattctaaaaaaatttattcccAAATTTTACGGGGTAACAGAAATTGTCGTTGAATCGTCCTCTTCTTCGTTTTCTTCTTCCTCCATCTCCGATTTGGAAAGTGGATCAGACATGAATGGAAATCAAAACATCGAAATtagggaaaaagaaaaaaacaaacaatcACAAACAAGCAAAGAAAACGAACGAAACGAACGAAACGAACGAAACGAACGAAACGAACGAAACGAACGAAACGAACGAAACGAACGAAACGAACGAAACGAACAAAACGAACGAAACGAACAAAACGAACGAAAcgaacaaaacaaaaaacaaaaaagtaagcacaaatacaaatacattAAATTGAGTGGAATCGAAGGTGAACTAATTAGAAGGGATTATTTTGAATGGACTCAAAGTGGACGTATGCAAGAAGAGGCAAATGATGAAGGGGTTAAAACGAACAAAGATGGAACCAAAACTCGTGTAGAAGAAACTAATGTAGGGGATGTGTGCATAAGGAAGGAAGATGAAGATTCCAAATTGTTAataattccaaaaaaaaaaaaaaaaaaaaaagctgaAAATACAGATACATGCGAAAAACTTACAAACagaggaaaaagaaagaaaaaaaaaaaaaagaaaaaatgtgtTCCACATATAGTATTAGAAGATCTAGTATACGGTTTTAAAAGACCATGTGTATTAGATATAAAAATGGGTAAGAGGCAAAGAAAGATAGGTGCATctttagaaaaaagaaaaagacaagttgaaaaaagttttaaaacAACAAGCCATTCATTAGGATTTCGATTATGTGGTTGTCaacattataataaattaaaagatacattattttataaagataaatattgGGGTAGGAACTTAAGCAAAGAAAATATACCATTAGCCATTAGGAATTGGCTATGGAATGGTACTCTATTATATGATGAATTAATACCATTACtattagaaaaattacatcgattttttaattgtatagTTGAGTTAAGACATTATAGGTTCTGGTCATCTTCACTTTTATTAGTTTTTGATGGAGGattaaatgataaagaaGCTAGATCTAACTCACTTGATATTAGAATGATTGATTTTGCAAatactatttatttacaaGATAATCCTTCTGTTGatgatgaatatatttttggattacgtaatttaattaaatccattcaaattttaaataattctattcataatatttacttCTTACCCTATGAAATTACCACTTGCTTCTATTCGGAAAATTATAACATCAAAGAAGTTGGATATCACAATCATTTTAGGAAATCCAAGTCGGCCATTTTTGAGAGGcacgcaaaaaaaaagaaaaaaaaaaatctctACGTCAACTTAGAATTGTTAAGAAATACAGAAAGAGCGGGAGAAAATTATGCATGCGGAGTAACGGAGAACGGggagggaaaaaataaaaatgatgaaaataatgcaaatagGAAAAGTAGTAAACATGATGCACATAGtaatgatgataaaaatagtaaaagtagtaaaaataatgaaaataatgcaAACAGTAAAAGTtgtaaaagtaataaaaataaaaagaaaatatcgTATTCAAGCGAAGCTCGAAGTGGATCCAATTCGAACTGGTTAACCCAGAAATATGCAAACATTTTcgcggaaaaaaaaaaaaaaaaaaaaatttcaaacgAACATAAATATAGGAATTACTCTGAATGCGCTTTCAGAAGTCAAACAAGGGTTTCCCTCTGCAGAGGAAACAATGGATGGGGGATTGAAGGGCAAAGTGTAAACAGAACTAGACCCAACAGGAATAACAGCCGTGAGAGCAGCATGTGCAGAAGCAGAAGCAGAAGCAGAAGCAGACGTGGAAATTTACATGGAAGTAGGTTTATTCACACCAATAACGATAACGCCTGTAGTAGCCCCCTGGTGAAGGTTAGCAATGATGAGGACCACTACAATGGGGAGGAAATTTACAAGAATCAAGTGAACGCGGAAAGGAGTAAGAGCTTCAAATATAGTGAAAAAATACGTATTCAGGATAGAAATAATACGAATGAAAAAGGAACCAACAAAATGATGCGTACACATTTGTATAACGAAGAAAcgaacaatatatattacgaAGGTTTGAGAGATATTATCACTATAAAGAATTTAGAGGAGGTTAACAGTAATGCAGagatttattattatagttcatataaaaataagaatagaATGAAGAACGTATCGAATGGGGGGGAACacagaaaagaaaattcaCAAATAGATCAACCGTATGGAGGTAAAATTAACAAAGAAATTTGCAATATTGAACATAGAAAATGTAAGAATAATATCGACATTCCTATAACTAAGAGGAAAGATGGGCACACTCAaggaaatgtaaaaaataagggAAATGTATTACATAACCTTTTGGAACTAAATGAATCGCGCATTTCGGATATAAGAATGAACAGTAGTCAACTGGGATATGCAAACATGATAAATTCGGTAGAAAAGGATAAAGAAAATTGTGTATTGACAAATAACATGAACATAAATAATGACGGCACAAAGGTTGACTATGGAAAAGGCAATCGCGATGATAGATCTGATACTAAAAAGTGgatgaataatattttttccgaAGAATGGAATAATCAAAATAGACAAAAAAGCGACAAATCCATTTTACTACCAAAGAGGAATATAATCAAAAAAGAGGATATAGCTGTACCATTCCAGCAGTTGTCGTATGATTTGATTATACAAGATATTATCTTCAAAACATTAAAAGTTACATCTAATATTAATAGGAGGGTTAAGACAGAAGTAGAGGATATGTTAGAGATTTCTCAACCACCTTGGGATAATAAAAACGTTATTACTACTCATAAGAGTAACAATACTTATGAAATATTATCCAAAGGAGGACGAACGCAAAAATGTAAGTATACAAATTATCCGGATGATGCGAATGGAAGTAAAAATTGTTGTAAgcatgaacatatatatatgaacgaAGGAAATTATAGGAGTAGTTGTGTAAATTTCCAAAagaagaatttaaaaatttgtccaaatgataattttaacatTACTCATTTGGATGTATACGCTTCAGAAGGGCCTAACATTCaagagaaaaaaacaatagaAGATACAAATCTACATGATcagataaataattataaattttttcacaAAGATACaccaaaatatttaaataacaaaGAACAACATACTAATTGTACATTAAACAACATCCTTCATGATGCTGATATAATTAACGATACTACGAAACATGAGTCAGGAAACAAAGCAGAAAGAAGTAGGAAGAAGGACAGTACCAACAATCTACatctattaaataaaaatataaatctgaaattatttattaactaCGTGATTAGAATAgagatagaaaaaaagaaaagacaGGAGGAGGAAGAAGAACGACAACAACTCCttttagataaaaataaaataaacatgaaaatgaaaaatatgtgcACCAGTCATTTTTCTGATAGCAATAAAGATACGTTAGAGTTATacaagaaaatgaaaaaattgaaattacAGAAAAGCGCAATTAGTAAGGCATTAAATTCAGAAGAgaaactgaaaaaaaaaaaaaaaaaaaagatacagGGGGGGTTGGAGGTGTTAGAGGAGGAAGAGGAACAAACGAATCATTGGAATAGAGAAAAGAAAGAGAAGAAAGAAGATCCCACGTGTAAAAGTATCGAACATGTTTTAAAAAACGTACACTATAATTCTGATAccaatataatttataataatagatTAAGGGATGATTATGAGATGgcaaataaaatgaatagacaaaatgataatatatataaaagatgcACTTCATGCACAGATATACTattaagtattaaaaaagacaaaaaggaaaaaaaaaaaaaaccaaaaaaaaatagaaaaaggcTTATGCGAAAGATTAATATATTCTCACGCACGAAGAGTAACATCATAAGAGCAAATCGATGGCactccttttttaataatgacAGGAATAACAGGAGTAACAGGAGTAACACTAATAGCAGGTATAGCAGGAAGGTCTCTAATtgtggtaataataataattactattataGTAACAAAATGCGTACAAAACTTGACTTAAtggaaataaacaaaaaggcGCTAAAGAGTGAGTGGTTTTATAAACTATATGACGATTTTAATGTTTTCAGCCCACATTACCAAAACAGTATTATGTGTCTAGATGATATTACAAATCGAAATAATATCTTGGAAAACTatttaaagaataaagaTGTCCATTACGATTGCACAAGAAAAAATCTAATAATACCATTAGCAGAAACGAAtccatattataaatatttgcgTAGGTCCTTATCAGAGCCAAACTTCTACAAATTTAGTCGCTTCAGATATGTACCAAATGATATGTATGATagcaaaaaaatgaattataataatttaattaaaaacagGTTATATAAGCTTAGCAAGGTACCCATCTACAATCAAATATATGGGTTCACCTCGAATTCTGGCGGAACCGGTTCGTCGGATATATCATTGGAATAA
- the PmUG01_14032900 gene encoding ADP-ribosylation factor, putative, whose translation MLYRLFNFKSPTKKNFIIFGLPSSGKTSIIYFFKLGYLIPTVKTLFINEESLSIKIKKDKNSFEEKNYEITFFEVGKNCSYNLIKEYSSISDDVIYIVDSVHKSTLNEARDEFIRIVYDFQFIYRKCKFLIFLNKQDSKGCLRSEEIINYFALPKELLYRCKFVRCSTLSGEGLTEGLEWLLNSNVFVELNDFTDRNRRPYRY comes from the exons atgttataccgtctttttaattttaaatctcctacgaaaaaaaatttcataatttttggATTACCTTCTTCGGGCAAAACgtctataatatattttttcaagttAGGCTATCTCATACCTACG GTTAAAACGCTTTTCATAAATGAAGAAAGCTtaagcataaaaataaaaaaagataaaaacagctttgaagaaaaaaattacgaaataacattttttgaagtaggaaaaaattgttcatacaatttaataaaagagtATTCGAGCATTTCAGATGATGTGATATATATTGTTGACAGTGTACACAAGAGTACTTTAAATGAAGCAAGAGATGAATTTATAAGAATAGTATATGATTtccaatttatatatagaaaatgtaaattcttaatttttctgAACAAGCAAGATTCTAAAGGATGTCTACGGTcagaagaaataataaattatttcgcTTTACCAAAAGAGCTACTCTATAGGTGTAAATTTGTTCGATGTAGTACCTTATCGGGTGAAGGTTTAACAGAAGGTTTAGAGTGGTTGTTAAATTCAAACGTATTTGTTGAATTAAATGATTTTACTGATAGGAATAGAAGGCCATACCGTTATTAG
- the PmUG01_14033000 gene encoding conserved Plasmodium protein, unknown function, translating to MSKYIFFFFSFLYTVYGQLPYDVQNIYKPLNSQSVNVMPGDKISAVYKIQDNVNELEKEYSENSLKKLAERYYQEIEEMNENILEELDQINDIVGERSLYFTIF from the exons aTGAGCAagtatattttcttctttttttcatttctctATACTGTCTACGGTCAACTCCCATATGACGTCCAGAACATTTACAAG CCTTTAAATTCTCAATCTGTCAATGTGATGCCGGGGGATAAAATCTCAGcag TTTACAAAATACAGGACAATGTGAACGAGCTTGAAAAGGAGTATTCGGAAAATTCGTTAAag aAACTTGCAGAGAGGTATTATCAAGAAATAGAAGAGatgaatgaaaatatattggAAGAATTAGACCAA ATAAACGATATAGTAGGGGAAAGATCTctatattttacaatattttag
- the PmUG01_14033100 gene encoding conserved Plasmodium protein, unknown function, whose translation MNKNEVNNFLCQFDFSSLEELDPSLAGGYNVCYIKEVPFEIRVEESEGRPREIGSLEIITVKILVLGEELNANRVKIELTSETDLFFHFTQTVDENTFETMQDNQKLMINFSEYLEVLIKMCNSCIREPQSFLAVFTIKKDSVAQLDFIKNMEYKFIELLNCEFTQSSEEIVKQHIAFRYNVIKSKNTIMHRRLQDVNILIKSKNPSLLMQLQKTALRQLDLMKNRKS comes from the exons atgaacaaaaatgaagtgaataattttttgtgcCAATTTGATTTCTCCTCCCTGGAAGAATTAGACCCTTCTTTAG CTGGAGGTTACAACGTGTGCTACATCAAGGAAGTACCATTCGAAATAAGAGTAGAAGAATCTGAAGGAAGACCTAGAGAAATAGGTTCTTTAGAAATTATAACTGTAAAAATTTTGGTTTTg GGGGAGGAATTAAACGCAAATCGTGTCAAGATAGAGCTAACAAGCGAAacagatttattttttcattttacgcAAAC AGTTGATGAAAACACTTTTGAAACAATGCAAGATAACCAAAAGCTTATGATAAACTTTTCCGAATATTTAGAAgtcttaataaaaatgtgtaaTTCATGCATAAGGGAGCCACAAAG CTTTTTGGCTGtatttactataaaaaaagatagcGTGGCTCAACTAGACTTCATAAAG AATATGGAATACAAGTTTATCGAATTGCTCAACTGCGAGTTTACTCAATCATCAGAAGAAATTGTAAAACAGCACATTGCCTTTAGGTACAATGTCATTAAATCGAAAAATACTATTATGCACAGAAGACTTCAA GATGTgaacatattaataaagtCCAAAAACCCTTCTCTCTTAATGCAACTTCAAAAAACAGCTCTAAGGCAGCTGGACCTTATGAAAAATAGGAAGAGTTAA
- the PRP40 gene encoding pre-mRNA-processing factor 40, putative, which translates to MSSATNKSNSSNLPNLPGLSNLPVLPNLPNVPVIPNASGIPNAPGIPNAPVIPNAPGIPNAPVIPNAPGIPNVPGIPNVPGVPNVPGIPNMPNIPNMLNIPNMPSIPNIPSIPNIPNIPNAPTMSTPTNHNMTNQTMNNSHFMNNNSMNQVSMPYISGLMTNMNTPDYYAKNLMHMNSGYDNYNSLIYGQANNNMNVPLPPNSLDNFNDMTMHMNNPNIMKMYNKDFMGNNSHKIMNNHLMNLRNNVNINYMNNYNIENHGWCEMIAKNGRKYYYNSITKSSKWEKPDELKTKVELKISQQTKWKEYSCSDGRKYWHHEETNVSVWDEPEEIKKIKLECAAEEEEENGKGDAANRAPTGSQMGSLSGSLTNALSGDLTNGLLSGPTNGLTNDLQNRGNNLTSENPLINGNSEFNRMNKQCSIVNNAVDHLKEGGSSIEINRNTFLNSNDIDETNKNKINNKRNNSMIWEKFENKNDAREHLKILFEEKNINPKLTWENALKILESDNRWLSLVILTKGEKRQMFSEYVSHAVKRANENERRKRQKSRELIFQTLLCWDKLNEQTTYVEFAREFYNEEWFDWITEKERDEIFQDFLDDYKHKFKETRRKKRKKTSENLKEKFQEYANKNNPLKWKDVKLYFKDDEDFNSLHKIDALASWESFYEKYHNEEKMELKKKVFRILRKKRDAFIELLNEYYEKNVLNMKTQWIYFVSKIYKDERYTDLLGQQGSSPRVLFEEFIDTLQEQYLRHKSYIKSAYKEMACTVDENTTFEEFLQFFTNVQNKYKITHTNMNFIYLSLQKKIKEKKNKELKNINKVAKFLTKFPELKIHMPYNKVISIIKTSRKWGVVCDLCPKEEQKVAAYNIWKSFANSKKNGISTDSLNSNSNKNFKNTRRKGSIRSSEEEYEEEYENKANLKYRKYSREDSDSSAQTIESLRTIDHNTSN; encoded by the coding sequence ATGTCGAGTGCTACTAATAAGTCTAATTCTTCCAATTTGCCAAATTTACCCGGTTTGTCAAATTTACCGGTTTTGCCTAATTTACCAAACGTACCAGTTATCCCTAATGCGTCAGGTATTCCTAACGCCCCAGGTATTCCTAATGCGCCAGTTATTCCTAACGCCCCAGGTATTCCTAATGCGCCAGTTATTCCTAATGCGCCAGGTATTCCTAACGTACCAGGTATTCCTAACGTACCAGGTGTTCCTAACGTACCAGGTATTCCTAACATGCCAAATATACCAAATATGCTTAATATTCCCAACATGCCAAGCATACCCAATATACCAAGCATTCCCAACATACCTAATATTCCTAACGCACCTACCATGTCTACCCCCACCAACCATAATATGACAAATCAGACAATGAATAACTCCCATTTTATGAATAACAACTCGATGAATCAAGTTTCTATGCCATATATATCTGGTTTGATGACAAATATGAACACACCTGATTATTATGCTAAGAACTTAATGCATATGAATTCTGGATATGATAATTAcaattcattaatatatggacaagcaaataataatatgaatgtACCATTACCACCAAACAGTTTAGACAATTTTAATGATATGACAATGCATATGAACAACcctaatattatgaaaatgtaCAATAAAGATTTTATGGGAAATAATTCtcataaaattatgaacaaccACTTAATGAATTTACGTAACAATgtgaatataaattacatgaataattataatatagaaaatcaTGGATGGTGTGAAATGATTGCTAAAAATGGTaggaaatattattacaattctATAACGAAAAGCTCAAAATGGGAAAAACCAGACGAACTAAAAACTAAGGTAGAACTAAAAATTTCACAGCAAACAAAGTGGAAAGAATATTCTTGTAGTGATGGCAGGAAATACTGGCATCATGAAGAAACAAATGTTAGTGTGTGGGATGAGCcagaagaaattaaaaaaattaaattagaaTGTGCTGcagaggaagaagaagagaACGGAAAAGGTGATGCAGCAAATCGAGCTCCAACAGGTAGTCAAATGGGTAGTCTGTCCGGTAGTCTGACAAATGCTTTGTCGGGTGATCTAACGAATGGTCTTCTGAGCGGTCCAACAAATGGTCTAACAAATGATCTGCAAAATAGGGGTAATAATCTCACATCAGAGAATCCGTTAATTAATGGAAATTCCGAATTCAACAGAATGAACAAACAATGTAGCATCGTTAACAACGCAGTGGATCATCTTAAAGAGGGAGGGTCAAGCAtagaaataaatagaaatacATTCCTGAATAGTAATGATATTGATGAAAcgaataaaaacaaaataaataataaaaggaataatagTATGATATGggaaaaatttgaaaataaaaatgacgCAAGggaacatttaaaaattctgttcgaggaaaaaaatataaatccaAAATTGACATGGGAAAATGCGTTAAAAATTTTGGAAAGCGATAATAGATGGTTAAGTTTAGTTATATTAACCAAGGGAGAAAAAAGGCAAATGTTTTCTGAATATGTCAGTCATGCTGTTAAAAGGGCTAACGAAAATGAAAGAAGAAAACGACAAAAATCAAGggaattaatttttcaaacaCTATTATGTTGggataaattaaatgaacaaacaaCATATGTAGAATTTGCTAGGGAATTCTATAATGAAGAATGGTTTGATTGGATtacagaaaaagaaagagatGAAATATTTCAAGATTTTTTAGATgattataaacataaatttaaagaaactcgaaggaaaaaaagaaaaaaaacatcagaaaatttaaaagaaaaatttcaaGAATAcgcaaataaaaataatcccCTAAAATGGAAGGACGTTAAACTTTATTTTAAGGATGATGAAGATTTTAATTCTTTACATAAAATTGATGCTTTAGCATCTTGGGAAagtttttatgaaaaatatcataatgaagaaaagatggaacttaaaaaaaaggttttcCGAATTTTACGTAAAAAAAGAGATGCTTTTAttgaattattaaatgaatattatgaaaaaaacgTCTTAAATATGAAAACGCAATGGATTTATTTTGTCtctaaaatttataaagatGAGCGTTATACAGATTTATTAGGACAACAAGGATCTTCACCAAGAGTATTATTTGAAGAATTTATTGACACCCTACAGGAACAATATTTGAGACATAAATCGTATATAAAAAGTGCATATAAAGAAATGGCTTGTACAGTAGATGAAAATACAACTTTTGAagaatttttacaattttttacaaatgtacaaaacaaatataaaattacacacacaaatatgaattttatatatctttctctacaaaaaaaaataaaagaaaaaaaaaataaagagttaaaaaatattaacaaagtAGCTAAATTTTTAACCAAATTTCCTGAACTTAAAATACACATGCCATACAATAAAGTAATTAGTATCATAAAAACATCGAGAAAATGGGGTGTGGTTTGTGATTTATGTCCCAAAGAAGAGCAAAAAGTAGCTGCttataatatatggaaaTCGTTTgcaaattcaaaaaaaaatggcatCTCCACTGATTCATTAAATtcaaattcaaataaaaattttaaaaatacaagaaGAAAAGGATCTATAAGATCAAGTGAAGAGGAATATGAAGAAGAATATGAAAACAAAgcaaatttaaaatacagGAAATATTCCAGAGAAGATTCTGACTCAAGTGCACAAACAATCGAATCCTTGCGAACTATTGATCATAATACGTCCAACTag